One genomic window of Xanthobacter dioxanivorans includes the following:
- the allB gene encoding allantoinase AllB, whose translation MTHADQVPVADLVIHGGRIVTADTIFPASIAVRDGRIIAVGTAEAMPPARETFDAQGLHILPGAIDVHVHFRDPGYTHKEDFESGTASAAFGGVTTVFDMPNTLPTVADAASLSAKHAIASAKAHVDYGLYAVLGEDSIGKVPELIEAGIIGFKLYMGNTFGRIPSPSTGAMLEAFEVVAPTGKRVSLHAETNSIMERRQAQLTAAGRTDALAHLASRPAVVAVEAVARAAILAEWTGARIHILHISSAAELGPLRDAKARGVDITGETCPHYLMLGAEDYARWGGIIRVNPPVREAANQGPLWAALADGTIDMIATDHAPHTPEEKTRADIWSVDCGFPGVETQMPLMLTEVANGRYCLTDYVRWSAVNPAKVWGLYPRKGVIQVGADADLAFVDLERAWTLRDGELHSRSKVSPWDGRAVKGLPVHTMVRGRFVVKDRALMADTKGFGRSVHALQQMPVPQPRHLDETIAAAVAASPPGVAA comes from the coding sequence ATGACACACGCCGACCAGGTGCCCGTCGCCGACCTCGTCATCCATGGCGGCCGCATCGTCACCGCCGACACCATCTTTCCCGCCTCCATCGCGGTGCGCGACGGGCGGATCATCGCGGTGGGCACCGCCGAGGCCATGCCGCCGGCGCGCGAGACCTTCGATGCGCAAGGCCTGCACATCCTGCCCGGCGCCATCGACGTGCACGTGCATTTCCGCGATCCCGGCTACACCCACAAGGAAGACTTCGAGAGCGGCACGGCCTCGGCCGCCTTCGGCGGCGTCACCACCGTGTTCGACATGCCGAACACCCTCCCCACCGTGGCGGATGCCGCCTCCCTGTCCGCCAAGCACGCCATCGCATCCGCCAAGGCCCATGTGGACTACGGCCTTTATGCGGTGCTGGGCGAGGACAGCATCGGCAAGGTGCCGGAGCTGATCGAGGCCGGAATCATCGGCTTCAAGCTCTACATGGGCAACACCTTCGGCCGCATTCCCTCGCCCTCCACCGGGGCCATGCTGGAGGCGTTCGAGGTGGTGGCGCCCACCGGCAAGCGGGTGTCCCTGCATGCCGAGACCAATTCCATCATGGAGCGGCGGCAGGCCCAGCTCACCGCCGCCGGGCGCACCGACGCCCTCGCCCATCTCGCCTCCCGCCCGGCCGTGGTGGCGGTGGAGGCGGTGGCCCGCGCCGCCATCCTCGCCGAATGGACCGGCGCGCGCATCCACATCCTGCACATCTCCTCCGCCGCCGAGCTTGGCCCCCTGCGCGACGCCAAGGCCCGCGGCGTGGACATCACCGGCGAGACCTGCCCGCATTATTTGATGCTGGGGGCGGAGGATTATGCGCGCTGGGGCGGCATCATCCGCGTCAACCCGCCGGTGCGCGAGGCGGCGAACCAGGGGCCGCTCTGGGCGGCGCTCGCCGACGGCACCATCGACATGATCGCCACCGACCACGCCCCCCACACGCCGGAAGAAAAGACCCGCGCCGACATCTGGAGCGTGGATTGCGGCTTCCCGGGCGTGGAGACCCAGATGCCGCTGATGCTCACCGAGGTGGCGAACGGGCGCTATTGCCTCACCGATTACGTGCGCTGGAGCGCGGTGAACCCGGCCAAGGTCTGGGGCCTTTATCCCCGCAAGGGCGTGATCCAGGTGGGGGCGGACGCGGACCTCGCCTTCGTCGACCTGGAGCGCGCCTGGACCCTCCGCGACGGCGAGCTGCACTCGCGCTCCAAGGTCTCGCCCTGGGACGGGCGGGCGGTGAAGGGCCTGCCGGTGCACACCATGGTGCGCGGCCGCTTCGTGGTGAAGGACCGCGCGCTGATGGCCGACACGAAGGGCTTCGGCCGCTCGGTGCACGCCCTCCAGCAGATGCCGGTGCCGCAGCCGAGGCACCTGGACGAAACCATCGCCGCCGCGGTCGCGGCCTCGCCTCCGGGGGTGGCGGCATGA
- a CDS encoding ABC transporter permease, with amino-acid sequence MSAQDEPESRFSPRMRRRIASVSVIVGFFVVWEVACILFHVKEIVLPRPTQVVGALITYAPAIWPHAIQTLSTTLAGFGLGILAGVFLGALIGSSRLAYDAGYPLLIGFSSIPKVALVPIFVLWFGAGTVPAILTAMIMSMFPIVVNVAAGLATTEPELEDVMRAWRASKLDILMNVGLPRTMPYFFASLKVSVTLAFVGVVIAETVASNRGIGNLMMIASSSFDVPLVFAGLLILAVMGVSLYAIFSVIEGRVTGWAKRKDELALG; translated from the coding sequence ATGAGCGCGCAGGACGAACCCGAGAGCCGCTTCAGCCCGCGCATGCGCCGCCGCATCGCCTCGGTCTCCGTCATCGTCGGCTTCTTCGTGGTGTGGGAGGTGGCGTGCATTCTCTTCCATGTGAAGGAGATCGTGCTGCCGCGCCCGACCCAGGTGGTGGGCGCCCTCATCACCTACGCCCCGGCCATCTGGCCGCATGCGATCCAGACGCTCTCCACCACGCTGGCCGGCTTCGGGCTCGGCATCCTCGCCGGGGTGTTCCTCGGCGCGCTCATCGGCTCCTCGCGCCTGGCCTATGATGCGGGCTACCCGCTGCTCATCGGCTTCTCGTCCATCCCGAAGGTGGCGCTGGTGCCCATCTTCGTCCTGTGGTTCGGCGCGGGCACCGTTCCGGCCATCCTCACCGCCATGATCATGAGCATGTTCCCCATCGTGGTGAACGTGGCGGCAGGCCTTGCCACCACCGAGCCGGAGCTGGAGGACGTGATGCGCGCCTGGCGGGCGAGCAAGCTCGACATCCTCATGAATGTCGGCCTGCCGCGCACCATGCCTTACTTCTTCGCCTCGCTGAAGGTGTCGGTGACGCTGGCCTTCGTCGGCGTGGTGATCGCCGAGACGGTGGCCTCCAACCGGGGCATCGGCAACCTCATGATGATCGCCTCCTCCTCCTTCGACGTGCCTTTGGTGTTCGCCGGCCTGCTCATCCTCGCGGTGATGGGGGTGAGCCTGTACGCCATCTTCTCGGTCATCGAGGGGCGGGTGACCGGCTGGGCCAAGCGCAAGGACGAGCTGGCCCTGGGCTGA
- a CDS encoding SDR family NAD(P)-dependent oxidoreductase: MDLNLKDRVAFITGPAKGMGAAVTRAFAAEGARVALVGRDTGAIAPIADELRAQGTDLLVVACDLTDAAACEKAAEATVAAFGTIDILVNIAGGSGPIGKTGVETTPEEFDDIVTLNMNGCFHTMRACLPVMMEKRYGKVVNVGGTFGMRGRAGRMAYSASKWGLRGITKSFALEVGQHNINVNCVAPGMVDGPRFREKVCADMAQKLGITVEEAMQRHAADYALRRVTTDEDVANACLFLASDVSRQLTGVDMPVDGGWAML, from the coding sequence ATGGACCTCAACCTCAAGGATCGCGTCGCCTTCATCACCGGCCCCGCCAAGGGCATGGGCGCGGCGGTGACCCGCGCGTTCGCGGCGGAAGGCGCCCGCGTCGCTCTGGTCGGCCGCGACACCGGCGCCATCGCCCCCATCGCCGACGAGCTGCGGGCCCAGGGGACCGACCTCCTCGTCGTCGCCTGCGACCTCACCGACGCGGCTGCCTGCGAGAAGGCCGCCGAAGCCACCGTCGCGGCGTTCGGCACCATCGACATCCTGGTCAACATCGCCGGCGGCTCCGGCCCCATCGGCAAGACCGGGGTCGAGACCACGCCGGAGGAGTTCGACGACATCGTCACCCTCAACATGAACGGCTGCTTCCACACCATGCGCGCCTGCCTGCCGGTGATGATGGAGAAGCGCTACGGCAAGGTGGTGAACGTGGGCGGCACCTTCGGCATGCGCGGGCGGGCCGGGCGCATGGCCTACTCGGCCTCCAAATGGGGCCTGCGCGGCATCACCAAGAGCTTCGCGCTGGAGGTGGGCCAGCACAACATCAACGTGAACTGCGTCGCCCCCGGCATGGTGGACGGCCCGCGCTTCCGCGAGAAGGTGTGCGCCGACATGGCGCAGAAGCTCGGCATCACGGTGGAGGAAGCCATGCAGCGCCACGCCGCCGACTATGCCCTGCGGCGCGTGACCACCGACGAGGACGTGGCCAATGCCTGCCTGTTCCTCGCCAGCGACGTCTCCCGCCAGCTCACCGGCGTCGACATGCCCGTCGACGGCGGCTGGGCCATGCTCTGA
- a CDS encoding ABC transporter substrate-binding protein: MKRLVVSALALLLAGGAALAQQPAKAEPTKIRFTLDWKLQGIHAWYFWAKEKGYFAAENLDVTIDQGEGSATTVTRIMSGVYDAGFGDMNAIIQNAATRPAETPVMVYMLYNKAPFALLTKADSKITAVKDLAGTRLGTPPGGASFKLLPLLAKANGVDYAKIAITNVAPNLQEQMLLQGQVDTIAIFTATSYMNLVALKLDPDKDFRWIFYSDAGVDLYSNGIMVSPKLAKEKPDAVKGLLKAINRAIKEAVADPDAAIALLAAREPLINKDIEKRRLIYVYSSLIDTPEARELGLGDISDARLAAAITLIADAFELPRKPAPAEVFDRAFLPPKADRMPPQVGK; the protein is encoded by the coding sequence ATGAAACGATTGGTTGTAAGCGCCTTGGCCCTGCTCCTGGCGGGCGGCGCGGCGCTGGCCCAGCAGCCGGCGAAGGCGGAGCCCACGAAGATCCGCTTCACCCTCGACTGGAAGCTCCAGGGCATCCACGCCTGGTACTTCTGGGCCAAGGAGAAAGGCTATTTCGCCGCCGAGAACCTGGACGTCACCATCGACCAGGGCGAAGGCTCCGCCACCACGGTCACGCGCATCATGTCGGGGGTGTACGACGCCGGCTTCGGCGACATGAACGCCATCATCCAGAACGCGGCGACCCGGCCGGCCGAGACGCCGGTCATGGTCTACATGCTCTACAACAAGGCGCCGTTCGCTCTGCTCACCAAGGCGGACAGCAAGATCACCGCCGTGAAGGACCTTGCCGGCACAAGGCTCGGCACGCCGCCCGGCGGCGCCTCGTTCAAGCTTCTGCCGCTGCTGGCGAAGGCCAACGGCGTCGATTATGCGAAGATCGCCATCACCAACGTGGCGCCGAACCTGCAGGAGCAGATGCTGCTGCAGGGGCAGGTGGACACCATCGCCATCTTCACCGCCACCAGCTACATGAACCTCGTGGCGCTCAAGCTCGATCCGGACAAGGACTTCCGCTGGATCTTCTATTCCGACGCGGGGGTCGACCTCTATTCCAACGGCATCATGGTTTCCCCCAAGCTCGCCAAGGAGAAGCCGGACGCCGTGAAGGGCCTGCTCAAGGCCATCAACCGCGCCATCAAGGAGGCGGTGGCCGATCCCGACGCCGCCATCGCCCTGCTCGCCGCGCGGGAGCCGCTGATCAACAAGGACATCGAGAAGCGCCGGCTGATCTATGTCTATTCCTCGCTCATCGACACGCCGGAGGCGCGCGAACTGGGGCTCGGCGACATCAGCGACGCGCGGCTCGCCGCCGCCATCACTTTGATCGCCGACGCCTTCGAGCTGCCGCGCAAGCCGGCGCCGGCCGAGGTGTTCGACCGCGCCTTCCTGCCGCCCAAGGCCGACCGCATGCCGCCGCAGGTGGGCAAATGA
- a CDS encoding ABC transporter substrate-binding protein, whose translation MTWTAFLRRTAAGLATGLALGALATAPALAETKLKMVLNWKYQGPQAMFFLAQDNGYFKAEGLDVTIDQGNGSGAAVPLVANGTYDVGFGDINALIELVAKKPEDAPIGVYMVFNQPPFTIAVKADGPLKTPQDLVGKTLGGAANDGALKLFPAFCKLAKIDCSGIKITNMQPNLREQMLMQGQVDGVFGYVNTIRFSAKLIGVDDDKLRYINYGDYGMDLYSNAIIVSAKLAKENPEAVKGLVRAINKGLADMIKDPKTSIASVQKREPLIKPQVELERLEATVRAEMNHPEIAKIGLGAIDPERMKQAIDILVDANKLPTTPKVDQVFTPAFLPPLADRLTKLF comes from the coding sequence ATGACGTGGACCGCCTTCCTCCGACGCACCGCCGCCGGGCTTGCCACCGGCCTCGCCCTCGGCGCCCTCGCCACCGCCCCGGCGCTGGCCGAGACCAAGCTCAAGATGGTGCTCAACTGGAAGTATCAGGGCCCGCAGGCCATGTTCTTCCTCGCCCAGGACAACGGATACTTCAAGGCCGAGGGCCTCGACGTCACCATCGACCAGGGCAACGGCTCCGGCGCCGCCGTGCCGCTGGTGGCCAACGGCACCTATGACGTGGGCTTCGGCGACATCAATGCGCTCATCGAGCTGGTCGCCAAGAAGCCGGAAGACGCGCCCATCGGCGTCTACATGGTGTTCAACCAGCCGCCCTTCACCATCGCGGTCAAGGCGGACGGCCCGTTGAAGACGCCGCAGGACCTGGTGGGCAAGACGCTCGGCGGCGCGGCCAATGACGGGGCGCTGAAGCTGTTTCCCGCCTTCTGCAAGCTCGCCAAGATCGACTGCTCGGGCATCAAGATCACCAACATGCAGCCCAACCTGCGCGAGCAGATGCTGATGCAGGGGCAGGTGGACGGCGTGTTCGGCTACGTGAACACCATCCGCTTCTCGGCCAAGCTCATCGGCGTGGACGACGACAAGCTCCGCTACATCAATTACGGCGACTACGGCATGGATCTTTATTCCAACGCCATCATCGTCTCGGCCAAGCTGGCGAAGGAGAATCCGGAGGCGGTGAAGGGCCTGGTGCGGGCCATCAACAAGGGCCTCGCCGACATGATCAAGGACCCCAAGACCAGCATCGCCTCGGTGCAGAAGCGCGAGCCGCTGATCAAGCCGCAGGTGGAGCTGGAGCGCCTGGAGGCCACCGTCCGCGCCGAGATGAACCATCCCGAGATCGCCAAGATCGGCCTTGGCGCCATCGATCCCGAGCGGATGAAACAGGCCATCGACATCCTGGTGGATGCCAACAAGCTGCCGACCACGCCGAAGGTGGACCAGGTGTTCACCCCGGCCTTCCTGCCGCCCCTCGCCGATCGCCTCACCAAGCTGTTCTGA
- a CDS encoding ABC transporter ATP-binding protein, which yields MTTRAEAFVELHDVTLSYGRGASRVDALATTALRVGSGDFVALVGPSGCGKSTILKLVTGLIRASTGYVYVAGREVGAEPVRVGMAFQNPTLLPWLTIRDNVMLPLKIVPPFRAEYRAKRKTEFRDRADALLEQVGLKGFADRFPWQLSGGMLQRASLCRALVHDPQLLMLDEPFGALDQFTREELWAILQDLWLTRKPTVLLVTHDLKEAGYLANRVCVMRARPGEIIEDCPVDFARPRTIDMTYTPDFVSLTQRLRELIVSARGGTELAS from the coding sequence ATGACCACGCGCGCCGAAGCCTTCGTCGAGCTGCACGACGTCACCCTCAGCTACGGGCGCGGCGCTTCCCGCGTCGATGCCCTCGCCACCACCGCGCTGCGGGTCGGATCGGGGGATTTCGTCGCCCTGGTTGGTCCGTCCGGCTGCGGCAAGTCCACCATCCTGAAGCTGGTGACGGGCCTCATCCGCGCCTCCACCGGCTATGTCTACGTGGCCGGGCGCGAGGTGGGCGCCGAGCCGGTGCGGGTGGGCATGGCGTTCCAGAACCCCACCCTCCTGCCGTGGCTCACCATCCGCGACAACGTGATGCTGCCGCTGAAGATCGTCCCGCCGTTCCGGGCCGAATACCGCGCCAAGCGCAAGACCGAGTTCCGCGACCGCGCCGACGCGCTTTTGGAGCAGGTGGGGCTGAAGGGCTTCGCCGACCGCTTTCCCTGGCAGCTCTCCGGCGGCATGCTCCAGCGCGCCTCCCTGTGCCGCGCCCTGGTGCACGATCCCCAATTGCTGATGCTGGACGAGCCGTTCGGCGCGCTGGACCAGTTCACCCGCGAGGAGCTGTGGGCGATCCTCCAGGACCTCTGGCTCACCCGCAAGCCCACGGTGCTGCTCGTCACGCACGACCTGAAGGAGGCGGGATACCTGGCCAACCGGGTCTGCGTGATGCGGGCGCGTCCCGGCGAGATCATCGAGGATTGCCCGGTGGACTTCGCCCGCCCGCGCACCATCGACATGACCTACACCCCCGATTTCGTCTCTCTCACCCAGCGCCTGCGCGAGCTCATCGTCTCCGCGCGCGGCGGCACGGAGCTGGCCTCATGA